The segment GTCATCGCGGCGATCTCGCTCGTCCTGTCGTTCGGGTTCCTGCGCGTGGTCCGCAACCACGCCTTCGGGGAGAGCTGATGGCCACGACACACCGCGCGACGGCCGCGCGCAGGCCGTGGGGAGTGGCCCCGACCGGGCTGCTCCTGCTCGGCGCGATCTACTGCCTGTTCCCGGTGCTCTGGGTGCTGATCGCGGCGACCAAGTCGCCGGGTGAGCTGTTCACCACCTCGACGCTGGCCTTCGGCACCGGCTTCGCCGACAACGTGACCCAGCTGTTCGCCTACCGGGACGGGGTGTTCTGGCTGTGGGCGGCCAACACCCTGCTGTACGCGGGCGGCGGCGCGCTGCTGTCGACCGCGGTCTCGGCGATCTCGGGGTACGCGCTGGCGAAGTTCCGCTTCCCCGGCCGCAACCTCATCTTCAAGCTGCTCATCGGCGGCATCCTCGTGCCGGCCGTGGTGCTGGCGATCCCGCAGTACCTGCTGTTCTCCAAGGTCGGGCTGGCCGACACCTACTGGGCCGTCCTGCTGCCGCAGATCCTGCACCCGTACAGCATCTATCTGGCCCGCATCTACGCCACGGCGGCCATCCCCGACTCGCTGCTGGAGGCGGGGCGGATCGACGGGGCGACCGAGTGGCGGCTGATGTACCGGGTGGCGGTGCCGCTGATGGTGCCGGGCATGGTGACGATCTTCCTGTTCCAGTTCGTGGCCATCTGGAACAACTTCCTGCTGCCGTTCATCATGCTCGGCGACGACGGCAAGTTCCCGCTCACGGTGGGCCTCTACACGCTGCTGGCCGCCGGGGCGAACCAGCCCTCCCTCTACAACCTGATCCTCACGGGCGCACTGCTGTCCATCGTGCCGTTGATCGCGCTCTTCCTCACCATGCAGCGATACTGGAAGACCGATCTTTCCTCCGGAGCGGTGAAATGAAGCGCCCAACGATCCACGACGTCGCCGCCGCCGCGGGCGTGTCACGCGGCACGGTCTCCCGGCTGCTCAACGGCGACAAGTACGTGAGCCCGGCGGCGCGCGTGGCCATCGAGCGGGCCATCTCGGAGACCGGCTACGTGGTCAACCGGGCCGCCCGCAGCCTCGTCACCCAGCGCACCGGGTCGGTCGTGATGGTGCTGTCGGAGCCGCACGAGAAGCTGTTCGAGGACCCCAACTACAGCACGACCATCCGGGTCGCCATCAGGATGCTGGCCGAGCGCGACCTGTCACTGGTGATGATGCTGGCGGGCGACGAGGGCGACCGCGAGCGGGTGGTCCGCTACGTCCGGGGCGGCCACGCCGACGGGGTGCTGCTGCTCTCGACGCACGCCGGCGACCCGTTCGTCGACGCGCTGCAGTCGGGGCCGCCCGCGGTCTCCTGCGGTGCCGTCATCGGCCGCGAGAGCGTCATCCCGTACGCGGCTGCCGACGAGCGCCTGGGCGGCCGCCAGATGACCGAGTACTTCGTGAGCCAGGGCCGCAGGCGCATCGCCATGATCACCGGCCCGATGGACACGCCCGGCGGCATCCAGCGCCTCGAAGGCTTCGCCGACGTGCTGGGCCGCAAGGCGTCCAAGAAGCTGATCGCGCACGGGGACTGGACGCAGGCCAGCGGCGAGCGGGCCATGGCCGAGCTGCTGGCCCGCACGCCCGACATCGACGCCGTCTTCGTGGCCTCGGACCTGATGGCCGCGGGCGCCCTGGCCGCGCTGCGCGCCGCCGGGCGCAGGGTGCCGGACGACGTGGCGGTGGGCGGCTTCGACGACTCGTCGGTGGCCCTCTCGACGCACCCGCCGCTGACCACGATCCGCCAGCCGCTGGCGGAGGTGGCCCAGGAGACGGTACGCCTGCTGCTCGCGCTCATCGACGGCGCGAAGCACGTGGACCCGGTGATACTGCCCACGGAGCTGGTGATCCGCGATTCCGCCTGACCCTGTTGGCATCATGGCCCTATGGCGATCAACGAACTGAGCCCCGACGAGCTGCTCACCACCACCCGCAGCGTGCGCAAGCGCCTCGACCTCACCCGTCCCGTCTCCATGGACCTGGTGCGCGAGTGCCTGGAGGTCGCGCTCCAGGCGCCCACCGGCGGCAACCGGCAGGGCTGGCACTGGATCGTGGTGACCGACCCCGAGCTGCGCGGGACGATCGGCGACTACTACGCCCGCTCGCTGCGGACCTACTTCGAGTCCGGCGCCGCCGCCGGTTCGCAGTTCCAGGACGACCCGGCCAGGGCGGCGACGCAGCAGCGCGTGTCCGAGAGCGCCGCCTACCTGGGCGAGCACATGGGCGACGTGCCGGTGCTGGTGATCGGCTGCATCACGCTGCCGGGCGGCGGCCTGCCGCAGGGCAATCAGGCGGGTCTGTGGGGGTCGCTGCTCCCCGCCGCCTGGAGCTACATGCTCGCCGCCCGGGCCCGCGGGCTCGGCACGGCCTGGACGACGCTGCACCTGGCGTACGAGAGCGAGATCGCCGAGCTGCTCGGCATCCCGGACGACGTCCGCCAGGGCGTGCTCATCCCGACCGCCCACTACCTCGGTGAGACGTTCGGGCCCGCGGGGCGGCAGCCGCTCGACGAGGTGCTGCACGTCGATCGCTGGTAGGCGCGCGGCCCAGAGAGGACGGCGCCTCCTCACACGTGATGAAATGTCCGCAGAAATCGGGGATTCGGAAAATAGGATCACGGATCTAGCCACCGACCGAGGAGCCGACAGTGCCCGAGAGCGAGCAGGAGCGCGCGCCCCGCGGGATCGACACGACCAAGCCCAGTGTCTCCCGCGTCTACGACTACATGCTCGGCGGCAAGGACAACTACGAGATAGACCGTCAGGTGGCCGCGGCCGCGCTGAAGATCGCTCCTGACGCGCGCGAGGCGGCCAGGGCGAACCGGGAGTTCCTGCGGCGCACGGTCCACCACCTGGCGGCCGAGGCGGGGATCCGCCAGTTCCTGGACATCGGCTCGGGCCTGCCCACCCAGGGCAACGTGCACGAGATCGCCCAGGCGGTCGCCCCGCAGTCGAGGGTCGTGTACGTCGACCACGACCCGATCGTGCTCGTGCACGGCCGGGCCCTGCTCGCCGTGGACGCCAGCACCACGATCGTCGAGGCCGACGCCCGCGAGCCGGAGAAGATCCTCGAGGACCCGAAGACGCGCTCCCTGATCGACTTCGACCAGCCGGTCGGGCTGCTGATGTTCGGGATCCTGCACCACCTGGCCGACGACGAGGACCCGGCCGGCGTCGCGGCCGCCCTGCTCCGGCCGCTCGCCTCGGGCAGCCACATGGTGATCTCGCACTTCCATAACCCGGGCGAGGCGCGTCCCGAGGTGTCGGAGCAGGCGTACGAGGCGGAGAGGATCTTCAACGAGCACCTCGGCACCGGCCGGTGGCGCACCCGGAAGGAGATCCTCTCCTACTTCGACGGCCTCGAACTGCTGGAGCCCGGCCTGGTGCCGCTGCCCGAGTGGCGCCCGGGCAGTGACGACCGCGCCACGCCGGGCATCACGTACCACACCTTCGTCGGGGGCGTGGCACGCAAACCCTAGCCGGGCAGCTTGCCGGCGGCGACCACGTCGCGGTACCAGTGGGCGCTGTCCTTCCAGACGCGCTCCAGCGTGCCGGGCTCCACGCGGACGATGCCGAACCGCTTGGAGTACCCGTGCGCCCACTCGAAGTTGTCCATGAGCGACCACACGAAGTATCCGCGCACGTCCGCCCCGGCCGAGATCGCCTCGGCCACGGCGGTCAGGTGCCGGTGGAGGTAGTCGACGCGCCGCTCGTCGTGGACCCGCCCGTTGGGCGTCACGACGTCGGCGAACGCGGCGCCGTTCTCGGTGATCATCGTGGGCATGGCGGGGTAGTCACGGTGCAGCCGCAGCAGCAGCTCGGTCAGGCCGGTCTCGTCGATGTTCCACCCCATCTCGGTGTACGGGCCCGGCTGCTGGACGAACTCGACGTTCTCGCACGCGATCCACGGCGAGGCGGCCCCGTCCTGGTGCCCGTCGGCGGTCGACCGGTCGGAGGAACCGTCCCACCGGCGCACGAGCGTGGGGTTGTAGTAGTTGACCCCCAGCACGTCCAGCGGCTGGCACGCGGCGGCCTCGTCGCCGTCGCGCACGAACGACCAGTCGGTCACCGACGCGGTGTCGGCGATGAGGTCGCGCGGGTAGGCGCCCTCCAGCATGGGGCCGAGGAAGGCCCGGTTGGCCAGCGCGTCCACCTGCCGCACGGCGTCGGCGTCGGCCTCGGACACGCCGCGAACGTGGTGCAGGTTGAGCGTGACCGACATCTGCGCGGCCGGGTCGACGACCGCGCGCAGCGCCTGGACGGCCAGGCCGTGGCCGAGGTTGAGGTGGTGCACTGCGGCCAGCGCGGCGGCGGGCTCGGTCCTGCCGGGGGCGTGCACGCCGGAGGCGTAGCCCAGGTAGGCCGAGCACCACGGCTCGTTCAGGGTGATCCAGGTGCGCACGCGGTCGCCGATCGTCTCGCCCATGAGGGCCGCGTACTCGGCGAAGCGGTAGGCGGTGTCGCGGGTGACCCAGCCGCCCGCGTCCTCCAGCTCCTGCGGCAGGTCCCAGTGGTAGAGGGTGGCGACGGGGGCGATCCCGCGGGTCAGCAGCCCGTCCACCAGCCGCTCGTAGAAGTCCAGCCCCGGCCGGTTGGCCGTGCCGTTCGGGCGGACGCGCGGCCAGGAGATCGAGAACCGGTACGCGCCCACGCCCAGGGCGGAGAGGATGTCCAGATCCTCCTCCAGCCGGTGGTAGTGGTCACAGGCCACGTCGCCGGTGTCGCCACCCGCCACCAGACCCGGGGTGTGGGAGAAGGTGTCCCAGATCGACGGGCCGCGGCCGTCCTCGTTCCAGGCGCCCTCCACCTGGTAGGCGGCGGTGGCGGTGCCCCACACGAAGTTCTCGGGGAATGTGGGCATGCTGCTCCTTAAAGGTCCTTACAGGGTGATCTCAATGTCGTCGCCCTGGGTGGTCTCCGTCGCCTGGCGTTCTCCGAAGAGCCGCAGGCTCCAGCTCTTGGGCGCGCCCGCCACGCGCCGGGCCCGGACGCGGTCGCCCGTGCGCGACACCTCGAAGACGGCGGCTGCGCCCCCGTCGGTGGGCACGTCGGTGGGCACGTCGGGGGCAGGCACGGTGACGGTGCGGCGGGCGCCGTCGGGGAGGCGGTAGGCGTTCAGGGTGACCCCGTCGGCGTAGTCGTAGTCGGGCCGGTCCTCGCGGGCGCCCGTCGGCACCACGGCACCCGGCCGCACCAGCAGCGGCAGGCTATCGAATCCGTGCCGCTCGGTACGCCACCCGGGTCCGCTCACGCTCTCCCCGCCGAGCAGCGGCGTCCAGTCGCCTTCCGGGACGTAGTACGAAATTTCACCATCCGCCGACATGACGGGCGCCACCAGCAGGTCGGGCCCGAGCATGTACTGCGCGTCCAGATAGTCGCAGCCCCGGTCCTCGGGGAACTCCAGCCGCATGGCCCGCATCATCGGCAGCCCGTCGGTGACCGCCTCGACCGCGGCGCCGTACAGGTACGGCATGAGCCGCGCCTTCAGCCGCGTGAACGACCGCAGCACGTCCACCGACTCCTCGTCGAACAGCCACGGCACCCGGTACGAGCCGCTCCCGTGCAACCGGCTGTGCGACGACAGCAGCCCGAAGGCCACCCACCGCTTGAACACGGCCGGATCGGGCCGCCCCTCGAAACCGCCGATGTCGTGGCTCCAGAACCCGAACCCGGCCAGCCCCAGGGACAGCCCGCCCCGCAGCGACTCGGCCATCGCCTCGAACGTCGACTCGCAGTCGCCGCCCCAGTGCACCGGCAGCCGCTGCCCGCCCACCGTGGCCGAGCGGGCGAACAGCACGGGCGCGCCCCGCTCGGCCAGCACCTCGTGCACGGCCCGGTTGTAGAGCAGCGTGTAGTAGTTGTGCATGCGTTCGGGATCGGAGCCGTCGGCGTAGACCACGTCGGTGGGGATGCGTTCGCCGAAGTCGGTCTTGAACGCGTCCACCCCCATGTCGAGCAGCCCGCGCAGCTTGCCCGCGTACCACTGCCTGGCGGCCGGGGAGGTGAAGTCCACCAGCGCCCGGCCCGCCTGCCAGTGGTCGTCCTGCCAGACGGTCCCGTCGGGCCGGCGCAGCAGGTGACCCGCCTCGGCCCCCTCGTCGAACAGCCGCGACGCCTGCCCGATGTACGGGTTGATCCACAGGCAGACCCGCAGCCCCCGCTTCTTGAGCCGCCGGATCATGCCCTCGGGGTCGGGGAACACCTCCGGGTCCCACTCGAAGTCGCACCACCGGTACGGCCGCATCCAGAAGCAGTCGAAGTGGAACACGCTCAGCGGCAGGTCCCGCTCGGCCATCCCGTCCACGAACGACGTCACCGTCGCCTCGTCGTAGTCGGTGGTGAACGACGTGGACAGCCACAGCCCGAACGACCAGGCGGGCGGCAGCGCGGGACGGCCGGTCAGCGCGGTGTAGCGGCGCAGGATGTCCTTCGGCGTGGGTCCGTGGATGACGAGGTACTCGAGGTCGTGGCCCTCGACGCTGAACTGCACCTGCGACACCGACTCCGAGCCGACCTCGAACGACACGCGCCCGGGATGGTTGACGAACACGCCGTAGCCGCGGTTGGTGAGGTAGAAGGGGATGTTCTTGTAGGCGAGGTCGCTGCTGGTGCCGCCGTCCTCGTTCCAGATGTCGACGGACTGCCCGTTGCGCACGAAGGCGCCGAACCGCTCGCCCAGCCCGTACACGAGCTCCCCGGCGCCGAGGCGGAGCTGGTCGACCATGAAGTGACGGTCGTCGGCGTCACGCATGGCGGCGAGGCTCCTGCCGCCGCTGCGGGTCAGCTCGCGCCCGTCCGCGCTGAAGGTCATCTCCCACGGCGCGTCCCTGCGCACCCGCACGGTGAGCGCGCCGCTGGTCAGGCTCGCCTGCTCGCCGTCCACGGCGATGTCCACGTCCGGGGCGTCGTCGCGTACCTCGAAGGCGGGGGCGGCGGGGACGGATCCGGCGAAGTGCACCGTGCGTACGCGGATCACGTCCGGCATCGGGGACGACAGGTCCACCCGCAGCACCGGGCCGTCGAGCGTGTGGCCCCGGCGGGTGATGGGCCTGGCCGGGGCCAGGATCCGCAGCGAGCCGGCGGCCGCGGTCACGTCGTGGGCCTGCGCGGCGTAGTGGGCCCGCACCCCGGGACGCAGCCGCCAGTAGCCGTCCTTGAACTTCATGCCTCTCCTCGGACGAGGGCCGCGACGGCCTGCGGTGCCAGCGTGATCCGGCCGGCCACGGCCGATCCGGTCAGCAGGTCCGTCGCCGCGTGGGGGAGCGGCACGCGTACCGCGTCCGCGCCGTGGTTGAGCAGGAACAGGACGTCGCCGCGGCGCACCGCCTCGACACCGCGCGGCAGCTCCGGCAGCACGCCGCGCACGCCCGCGTCGGCCAGCACGCGCTCGGCCAGCTCGCCGAGCGCGTCCGGCTCGGGCATCGTGGCCACGTACCAGGCCACACCCTCCCCGGCGCGGTGCCGCAGCACCGCGGGGCCGCCCCCGGTGAACTCGGCCACCGTCTCGGCGCCCTCCGGTTCGATCAGCTCGGTCCAGGTGTGCGCGGCGAACTCCGCCCCGTCCGCCCACCGGCAGCGCACGGGTCCTTCCACGGGCTGCCACTCCTCGCCGGACGCGCCGAGCACCTCGCGCAGCGGCGCGGGAAACCGTCCGGTACGCACGTGCGCCCGCTCGTCCACGACGCCCGAGAACGGGCCCACGACCAGGACCCCGCCGCCGCGCACGTAGGCGGTCATCGCCGCGGCGTCCGCGTCGCCGAGCAGGAAGAGGTTCGGGACCACGACCAGGGCGTAACCGTCGAGCCCGGCGGACGGCGGCACCAGGTCCACGCTCACCCCGCGCTCCCAGAACGGCAGGTAGTAGGAGAAGAGCTGGTCGGTCGCGGTGAGCCGGTCACTCGGCCGGCCGCGCTCCTCCAGCGCCCACCAGCTCGGCCAGTCGAACACCATCGCCACCCGCGCTGGCACCGGCTGCCCGGCCACCTCGCGCAGCCCGCGCAGCTCCCGGCCGTGCGCGCGCACCTCGGCGTGCAGGCGGGTGTCCGCGCCCGCGTGCGGGACCATCGCGGAGTGGAAGCGCTCGGCGCCGAACCGGGAGGCCCGCCACTGGAAGTAGCACAGCCCGTCCGCGCCCCGGGCGACCGCCTGCAGCGACTCCAGCCTGAGCCGGCCGGGCGGCTTGAGCGGATTGTGCGGGCGCCAGTTGACCGCGCTCGTGGACTGCTCCATCAGCAGCCACGGCCTGCCCTTCGCGAGGCCGCGCATGAGGTCATGGGTGAGCGCGGTGCGGGCGGGCGCGAGCGGGTCGGCCGGGTCGGGGTAGTGGTCGTTGGAGACGATGTCCTCCTCCTGCGCCCACGACCAGTAGTCGACCGGTTTGAACAGGCCCATGAAGTTGGTGGTGACCGGGACGTCCGGGGTCCGCGCGCGGAGGACGTCGCGCTCGGCCCGGAAGTGGGCGAGCAGGGCGTCGGAGCAGAAGCGCCAGAAGTCCAGCTGCTGTGACGGGTTGACGATGTAGGGGGCGCGGCGGGGGGTGACGATCTCGGCCCACTCGCTGTAGCGCTGGCTCCAGAACGTGGTGCCCCAGGCCTCGTTGAGCGTGTCCAGGTCGCCGTAGCGCTCCTTCAGCCAGGCGCGGAACGCCCTGGCGGAATCGTCGCAGTGGCAGACCTGGCCGTACTCGTTGCCCACGTGCCACAGGGCCAGGGCCGGGTGGTCCGCGTACCGCTCGGCCAGGTCCTCGACCAGGGCCAGCGCGCGCTCCCGGTAGACGGGGGACGACGGGCAGAACTGGTTGCGCGAGCCGTACCAGAGGCGGTGCCCCGACTCGTCCACCGGCAGCGTCTCCGGCCACCGGTGCCCCAGCCACGGAGGCGGGGAGGCGGTCGGGGTGGCCAGGTCCACCCCGATCCCGGCCGCGCCGAGCAGGTCGAGCACCCGGTCCAGCCAGGCGAAGTCCCGCTTGCCCGGCTCGGGCTCGATCCGCGCCCAGCTGAAGACGCCGACCGTGACGAGGTTGACCCCGGCGGCCCGCATCAGCTCGGCGTCCTCCTCCCACACGTGCTCCGGCCACTGCTCGGGGTTGTAGTCGCCGCCGAACAGCAGGCCACGTCCGGCGGTGAGCGTGTGCATGCCCAATGTCACTGTCTGTCCTTTTGCGTGTTCATGGCCTCACTCCGTGAGGCGGGCTCGGTCGCCCTCGATGCCGTCGCGGCGGGGCGGAGCTGTCGCCGATCACCAGGCGGCAGGGCAGCAGCCGGTGCCGGGGCGGGCCGTCGTCCTCCAGCCGGTCGATGAGCATGCGCGCGCCGAGCCCGCCCAGCTCCGCGCTCGGCGGCTCCAGCGTGGTGAGCCGGGGATGGAACATCTCGGCGACGGCCGCCGACGACAGCGCCAGCAGCAACGTCAGGTCCTCGGGGATCCGCCACCCGCGCGCCGCCACGCCCGCGATCACACCGGCCGCCGCGTGGTCGTCCATGACCGCCAGCGCCGTCACGTCCGGATGCGCCGCGACCAGCCGGTCGAACGCCTGCCTGCCCTCCTCGGCCGAACCGGGCCGGAAGTCGTCCACGTAGCCGATCCCGGCCGCGCGGGCGGCCTCGGCGAACTCCGCCCCGGCCCGGATCGCGGGACCGTACTCTGCCGCGTACGCGTCGGCGGCGAGGTTGAAGAAGGCCAGCTTGCGATGCCCGAGCCCGGCCACGTGCGCGACGGCCTGCCTGGCCGTGGCCGCGAAGTCGATGTCGGCGTGGTCGATCGAGCTTGGGTCGCGGGTCCGCCCGATCATGCTGAACGGGATCCCGGCCTCCATGAGGAACTCCGTGCGCTCGTCGTCGAGCCCGACCTCCATCAGCAGCACGCCGTCCACCAGCCCCAGGCCGGTGAGGTGGCGCAGCTCCTCGACCGGGTCGGCGTGCTCGGGGGAGAGCAGCAGATGGTAGCCCAGCTCACGGGCCGCCTCGGCGGCGCCGGTGGCGAACTGCATCTCGGTCACCCCGAAGCCGCTGCGTGGGGCGGGGTAGAGCAGGGCGAGGATGTGGGTGCGCTTGCTCTGCAGGCCGCGGGCCAGCAGGCTCGGGCGGTATCCGAGGTCGGCCGCGGCCCGCTTGATGCGCCGCCGAGTGTCCGCCGCCACCGGACGGGTGCCGTTGAGCGCGGCGGACACGGTGCTGACCGCCACCCCCGCCCGCTCGGCCACGTCACGTATCGAAGACATCCACCTGCCGATTCCCTGGATCGAAACGTTTCGCACAAAACCTAGGCTCCGCTTTGCGGGGCTGTCAATGGGGTGAAATCGGGCGTCCTAAACCCTGCTCTTCGTGCGGAGCGATGTCTACGGCGGGGGGCTCGGGTCGATGGTGACCGGACAAGAGGTTGATCAAGCTCAGTCCCAGCCGAGTTCCTCGTAGAAGGCGTCGCGGGCGCGCCCGAACGAGGCGCGGTCCAGCACGGCCCCCCGATGGGGGCCCTCCGTGACGGGCTCGTCGTGCATCCGGGCGGGCAGCTCGTCCGGACCGCCGCCCTCGCGGGCCGCGTACGCGCGCATCGCGTCGAGCCGCGCCTGACCGGCCGCCAGCAGGTCGTCCAGGGTGAACGCGTCCCCGAGGACGGCGCTGACCAGGGCGGTCAGATGGTCGAGGGTCAGCGGGCGGGTGGGGGAGGAGGCGAAGACGCACAGGTTCAGCGCGTCGAGGCCGCTCCACAGCCGCAGCAGCCGGGCGGTGCGCCGCCCCCGCTCGGCGTCGAGCTCGGCCACCGGGGCGGGCTCGGCCCCGATCCGCGCGGCCTCGCCGAAGCTGTAGGCCAGCCCGGCGACGGGGTCGAAGTCGAGGTCGTGCTCCAGCGCGTCGTAGCGCGGCCCGCCCGGGGCGATCGCGTAGCCGAGGCCGATGCCCGGCTGGACGCGGGGGTCGAAGCAGGGCAGCTCGGCGCCCTTGACGGTCATCGCGTACGGGGCTGCGCCGGGACCGAGCGTGGCGGCCGCCCGCGCCGCGCCCTCGGCGAGCAGGTCGCCCATGGCGCCGCTGCGCGTCGCGACGTCCCCGATGAGCCCCGGCAGCGCCGCCGCGTCGCCGAACGCGGGCCCGCCGGGCAGCAGCCCGCGCTCGGCGCACTCCATGGCGAACGCCAGCGTCCCTCCGAGGGAGACCTGGTCGAGGCCGAGGTCGTTGCAGAGGGCGTTCGCGCCGAGCACGGCGTCGAGGTCGTCGATCCCGAGGTTCCACCCCAGCGACAGGAACGCCTCCTGCCCGAGCCCGCCCGTCCGCCGCTCCCCGGCGCCCGGAGGCGCGTACACCTTGAGACAGTCGTTCGGGCAGCCGGGGCAGGCGCCGGTGGTCGCCACCGCCCGGCCCTCGTAGTCCCGCGCCTCGGGAACCCGCAGGCCGGACGCGCCGGGCACCGAGAAGTTCCGCACCGAGGCGTACCCCGGGGCGGGTGGCTCCCCGACCCAACCGGCGAACCCCGGCAGCCCCGCCTGGAGCGCTGCGAGCGGGTTCGTGGTCAGCGACTCCCGGTAGTAGGCGGCGATCCTGGTGACCGCCTCGGGATCGGCCACCTCGGCGGGCGTGTCGCCCACGCACACGATCGCCTTGAGGTTCTTGGCCCCGAAGACGGCGCCGAGCCCGTACCGCCCGGCGGCGTAGGCATGGTCGGTGACCACGCTCGCGTACCGGACGAGGTTCTCCCCGGCGGGCCCGATGGCCGCGACGTGCGCGGTCTGGCCGTGCCTGGCCCGCAGCGCGTCCGTGGTGGCGGCCGTGCCCAGCCCCCGCAGCTCCTCGGCGGGGTGACAGGTGACCTCGCCGCCCTGGACGAGCAGGTAGGACAGCCGCTCGGCCCGCCCCACGACAGCCAGCGCCCTGGCGCCCGCCCCGCGCAGCCCCGCCGCGAACGGCCCGAGCGCGTGCGTCTCACCGGCCACCCCGGTCAGCGGGGACTTCGCCAGGAACACCGCCTTGGCCAGCCCGGGCGCCGCCGTCCCGCCCAGCGTCCCGGCCGCCACGTAGAGGAGGGTCCGCGGGTCGTACGGATCGAGCCCAGCGGGCGTGCGCTCGGCCATCAGCCGCAGCCCGAGAATCGACCCGCCGAAATGCCCCCGCTCGGCCGAGCGATGCTCCTTCGCCACGCTTCCGCTGGTCAGATCCACAATGAACGGCACGCCCAAGCCTCCTGGACTCGATAAGGGGATCAGGAGCGGACGACATCACATATCACCTTGCGGGCGCAAGTTTTTGCCGCAACGTAAACCGCCACTGCCTGCCGGTCCATCTCCGCCGGACCAGGGATTTGCTGCCATGGATGACATGGCGCTCACTCGGTCGCTGACCCGCCGCGACATGGCCCGGCTCCTCGGGGCGGCCGTGGCCGTCGCCGCCGCACCCGCACCGCGAACCGCCCGCCGCGCGGACGTCGCACCCGCACTGGGGCCCGACCGCCGCGCGGACGTCGACGCCCTGCTCCGGCAGCTGACGCTGGAGGAGAAGATCTCGCTGCTGCACGGCGCCCGGGACCCGGCCTCCAAGGGCCAGGCGGGCTACCTGCCCGGCGTGCCCCGCCTCGGCATCCCCGAGGTGCGCCTGGCCGACGGGCCCGCCGGGGTGCGGGTCACGGCGAGCGCCACCGCCCTGCCCGCCCCGGTCGCGCTCGCCGCGACGTTCGCCCCCGACCTCGCCAGGCGGTTCGGCGCGGTCATCGGCCGGGAGGGCCGGGCGCTGGGCATGGACGTGCTGCTGTCGCCCATGACCAACATCGTGCGGGTGCCGCAGGCGGGCAGGAACTTCGAGACGCTCGGCGAGGACCCGCTGCTGGCCGCCGCGATGGTCGCGGGCGAGGTGCGCGGCATCCAGGGCGAGGGCCTCATCGCCACGGCCAAGCACTACGCCGCCAACAACTTCGAGCATGCCCGCCAGAGCGTCGACGCCCAGGTGGACGAGCGGACCCTGCGCGAGATCTACCTGCCGGCCTTCGAGGCCGCCGTGGCGGCGGGGGTCGGCTCGGTCATGGCCGCCTACAACCGGGTCAACGGCGTGTACGCCGCCGAGAACGCGCACCTGCTGACCGAGATCCTGCGCGACGAATGGCGTTTCGCCGGCTGGGTGATGTCCGACTGGTCCGCCACGCACAGCGGCGTGCCCGCCGTCACCGCCGGGCTGGACATGGAGATGCCGTCCGGCGTCAACTTCGCCGGCCTGGCCGCCGCCGTCACCTCGGGGAAGCTGGCCGGGTCCGCGGTGGACACCGCGGTCCGCCGCGTCCTCGTCCAGCTCGACCGGTTCGGCCTGCTCGGCGGCGCCAGGCCGCGACCGGCCCTCGACCCGCGGGCGGGCGCCAGGACTGCGCGGGAGATCGCGCTGGCGGGCGCGGTGCTGCTGCGCAACGAGCGCGACCTGCTGCCGCTGGACCGCGCCGACCTGGCCGGCCTCGCCGTCATCGGCCCCACCGCGGCCCATCCGCTGGCGGGCGGCGGCGGCAGCGCCCGGGTGATCCCCGCCCACGCCGAGAGCCCGCTGGACGCCCTGCGCCGTCAGGCCGGGCCAGGCGGCCGCATCAGCTGGGCGACCGGGGTGGACCTGGAGGGCGTCCCGGTGCCGGCCTCCGCCCTTTCCCTGCGGCGCACCCCGCGGGACGGCACGCCGCAGGGCAGCACACCCCAGGGCGGCACCTCGCAGGGCGGCACCTCGCAGGCCGCCGCCCAGATCGACCACACCGGCGCGAACGCCCTGCCCCCCGGCACGTCGTGGACGTGGACGGGCACGCTGACCGCGCCCGAGACCGGCGACTACGACCTGCGCATCCAGGGCGCGGGCGGCGTGCCCGCGTTCAACGGCTCGATCTCGCTGACCGTCGGCGGCG is part of the Nonomuraea helvata genome and harbors:
- the yicI gene encoding alpha-xylosidase; its protein translation is MKFKDGYWRLRPGVRAHYAAQAHDVTAAAGSLRILAPARPITRRGHTLDGPVLRVDLSSPMPDVIRVRTVHFAGSVPAAPAFEVRDDAPDVDIAVDGEQASLTSGALTVRVRRDAPWEMTFSADGRELTRSGGRSLAAMRDADDRHFMVDQLRLGAGELVYGLGERFGAFVRNGQSVDIWNEDGGTSSDLAYKNIPFYLTNRGYGVFVNHPGRVSFEVGSESVSQVQFSVEGHDLEYLVIHGPTPKDILRRYTALTGRPALPPAWSFGLWLSTSFTTDYDEATVTSFVDGMAERDLPLSVFHFDCFWMRPYRWCDFEWDPEVFPDPEGMIRRLKKRGLRVCLWINPYIGQASRLFDEGAEAGHLLRRPDGTVWQDDHWQAGRALVDFTSPAARQWYAGKLRGLLDMGVDAFKTDFGERIPTDVVYADGSDPERMHNYYTLLYNRAVHEVLAERGAPVLFARSATVGGQRLPVHWGGDCESTFEAMAESLRGGLSLGLAGFGFWSHDIGGFEGRPDPAVFKRWVAFGLLSSHSRLHGSGSYRVPWLFDEESVDVLRSFTRLKARLMPYLYGAAVEAVTDGLPMMRAMRLEFPEDRGCDYLDAQYMLGPDLLVAPVMSADGEISYYVPEGDWTPLLGGESVSGPGWRTERHGFDSLPLLVRPGAVVPTGAREDRPDYDYADGVTLNAYRLPDGARRTVTVPAPDVPTDVPTDGGAAAVFEVSRTGDRVRARRVAGAPKSWSLRLFGERQATETTQGDDIEITL
- a CDS encoding beta-galactosidase: MTLGMHTLTAGRGLLFGGDYNPEQWPEHVWEEDAELMRAAGVNLVTVGVFSWARIEPEPGKRDFAWLDRVLDLLGAAGIGVDLATPTASPPPWLGHRWPETLPVDESGHRLWYGSRNQFCPSSPVYRERALALVEDLAERYADHPALALWHVGNEYGQVCHCDDSARAFRAWLKERYGDLDTLNEAWGTTFWSQRYSEWAEIVTPRRAPYIVNPSQQLDFWRFCSDALLAHFRAERDVLRARTPDVPVTTNFMGLFKPVDYWSWAQEEDIVSNDHYPDPADPLAPARTALTHDLMRGLAKGRPWLLMEQSTSAVNWRPHNPLKPPGRLRLESLQAVARGADGLCYFQWRASRFGAERFHSAMVPHAGADTRLHAEVRAHGRELRGLREVAGQPVPARVAMVFDWPSWWALEERGRPSDRLTATDQLFSYYLPFWERGVSVDLVPPSAGLDGYALVVVPNLFLLGDADAAAMTAYVRGGGVLVVGPFSGVVDERAHVRTGRFPAPLREVLGASGEEWQPVEGPVRCRWADGAEFAAHTWTELIEPEGAETVAEFTGGGPAVLRHRAGEGVAWYVATMPEPDALGELAERVLADAGVRGVLPELPRGVEAVRRGDVLFLLNHGADAVRVPLPHAATDLLTGSAVAGRITLAPQAVAALVRGEA
- a CDS encoding LacI family DNA-binding transcriptional regulator, which translates into the protein MSSIRDVAERAGVAVSTVSAALNGTRPVAADTRRRIKRAAADLGYRPSLLARGLQSKRTHILALLYPAPRSGFGVTEMQFATGAAEAARELGYHLLLSPEHADPVEELRHLTGLGLVDGVLLMEVGLDDERTEFLMEAGIPFSMIGRTRDPSSIDHADIDFAATARQAVAHVAGLGHRKLAFFNLAADAYAAEYGPAIRAGAEFAEAARAAGIGYVDDFRPGSAEEGRQAFDRLVAAHPDVTALAVMDDHAAAGVIAGVAARGWRIPEDLTLLLALSSAAVAEMFHPRLTTLEPPSAELGGLGARMLIDRLEDDGPPRHRLLPCRLVIGDSSAPPRRHRGRPSPPHGVRP